The Methanoregula boonei 6A8 genome has a window encoding:
- a CDS encoding formylmethanofuran dehydrogenase subunit C encodes MATVTLTPTKTPELMLEANPITPDAFAGKTAEQIARLECREGKTYVTIGDFFAVSGNGGATAAETDIVIAGDCSRVKYIGAKMTAGTVTVNGSADMYVGGWMKGGKIHVTGNVDSFCGIQMEGGELLVDGDAKNHVGCAYRGDWRGMKGGTIRIKGSAGNDIGTFMLGGTIIIEKDAFIHVSTHAEGGTVIIKGDVEGRVGGQMVKGDMYVLGAIKFMMPGYKKIDRVEKEIDGIKASFDHYIGDLGERHPKVKGKEIFANLYLKAA; translated from the coding sequence ATGGCAACAGTTACCTTAACACCCACAAAGACTCCAGAACTCATGCTTGAGGCAAATCCGATCACGCCGGATGCATTTGCCGGAAAGACCGCAGAGCAGATCGCCCGGCTCGAATGCCGGGAAGGCAAAACCTATGTCACTATCGGGGACTTTTTTGCAGTCTCCGGTAACGGTGGCGCAACAGCAGCAGAAACCGACATTGTGATCGCAGGCGACTGTTCGAGGGTCAAATATATCGGCGCCAAGATGACCGCCGGCACCGTAACCGTAAACGGCAGCGCAGACATGTATGTCGGCGGCTGGATGAAAGGCGGAAAAATCCATGTTACCGGTAACGTGGACTCCTTCTGCGGGATCCAGATGGAAGGCGGGGAGCTCCTTGTTGACGGGGATGCCAAGAACCATGTCGGCTGCGCATACCGTGGCGACTGGAGAGGCATGAAGGGCGGCACGATCCGGATCAAAGGCAGTGCCGGCAACGACATCGGTACGTTCATGCTCGGCGGAACCATCATTATTGAGAAGGATGCCTTCATCCACGTCTCCACCCACGCGGAAGGCGGCACGGTCATCATCAAAGGCGATGTCGAGGGCCGTGTCGGTGGCCAGATGGTCAAGGGCGACATGTACGTTCTGGGCGCCATCAAGTTCATGATGCCCGGTTACAAGAAGATCGACCGTGTCGAAAAGGAGATCGATGGCATAAAAGCAAGCTTCGATCACTACATCGGCGACCTCGGCGAGCGCCACCCCAAGGTAAAGGGTAAGGAGATCTTTGCCAATCTTTACCTGAAGGCTGCCTGA